A segment of the Dermacentor andersoni chromosome 5, qqDerAnde1_hic_scaffold, whole genome shotgun sequence genome:
TACCGCGGTGGCTGAGCCAcggttgtcgtcgtcgttgtcgtctcttcACGTCGAGCTGTCTGCATCGCGTAGAAGGCGAGCACGGCAGTCAGTGCGGTTACGGCCACGGCCACGCCGAAGATAACGGGGAGGCTCGTGTAGGGCTGCGGCGCCTGCATTCCCGATAAAAGAGAAACCAATATGTAAGCCCCGAAAAGTCTGCGCCACCACCAAGAATTTCATACGGAAAGACCATTCACTAGACTCCTAGAAGGTTTTGTTTTTCACACCAGAATTAGCAATGCTCTGTCTAATGAAATTAACGGGAAGCCGTGCTGCCAGTTGACTCGCTTCACTGCCTAGAACTCTCTCCCTTCGCTTGAATAGAAAATGGAGAGTGAGTTCAACCCTCTTGGAATGGCTGCTCTGCGCAGCTGCCGATAGGCGACACAAGTCTATGTTGGAGCAGCGTCTCctctatttttatttttgaatGCCAGCCAGATGCGGCCGATCTGACGGTTCACCACCCTCTCTTGTCGTCCTTTCCTGCAGTCTCCCATAGGCTAGCATTCGCGCCAGCTTTACGGTAGTGGGGTAGAGTACCATCTCGGTGGCGCCTCACGACGGAAGTCGGAGGAACACTGACAGACGCTTGATAACGTGACAGACACAGGGACAAAGCGTCTACCGCTTCTGCATCGGAACGGCAGTGGCGCGTGCTCAGACGCACGCGTGACGCAAGCAGTCGTACCATCTGGGTAGCGTCGCATCGCGGCAACTCACTGAACTAAGGCGCACGAACGGCTCCCATAGGGCTGCCAGCGACTGCACATGCATTGAAAAAATAGAGGCGCCGATGGCTAGAGCCTCTTTATTTGCACTTTGTGTCCGCAAGGACGCCGCAAGTTCGTATTTGTTTCTTAAGAGAACAGGCAGCTAACTGTGTTAACTGTTACAATGCACAATATGGACCATAAAGTTTGCCTTTGGCAAACTATTGACAGGACTAAAGCTGTAGAATGCGCAAAATAAGTTTTCTGGAATTGTTGCCGATAACCGTGTTTCTCTGCATGTAGGTATGGGGCGTTGCTATAAGTATCTAATCTAgcggggacgggggggggggggggggggaactagGCTGCCCCCCGATTTCGTATGTGGGGACTGTCGGCTGCACTCAACAAAACCGAAATAACAGCTAAGGGAAGTTGGCTTTAGGAATAGCACCCACGTAATTATACTTTTATTTACTGCACATTCCCTTCGGCAGCAAGGATTGTCTTTCAGGCCTCGCTGCACTTGCTGTAGCagattttaattaattaattaatttaatattCCTTCGCGAAGCTGAATCGTCTTAAGATTTACTAATTTTTAGCGCTTCTTTTGGTCGGTGTgtgtcgttttattgcttcatgcgGTTAAGGAGCTAACAAAGATAAACAATTACTAACTTGTTTTAGTGCATGCCTGCGACAGCCATCTtgtgaaatttatttacagatCCTTTATATTTTGCTATGATGTCTTTCCCCCGTCACGGAACGGTAAAGGTAAAGAAGAATACGACAGTGTACCGTATCCTTTTTTCTTAACGCAACACACAAGCAGCTATGCGACAGCGTTTGCATGTCACCCCTTCCGCTTTGCCCGAAACGAGCCACGGCCCCTTTCCGTCGAGTGCGTTTGTCCGGTGAGTCGAGGAGTGCCCACGCCGGCAGCCGGCTTCTATTGCATCATTCCCTCGATGTGATGCGGTAGCACTTGCATGCTCCGCGTGAGGCTACTTACACATCTGAATCTTAACTCTCGCGGCACATTAGTGCCATTTGCCTTCCTAGTGTATTAATGAAAGTTCGCATGCATGATATGTGCTTTTAAAACGCAATCCACCGCAGTCTCATTCATGTCCTCAGTGCAAACTCTCGACTGAGTTTTTTTCCGACGGGCTCTCCCTAAGCCCCTTTCTCCATGTTGAGTTCTATCGATGCTACATAATAAAACAGGAGTGGTGAACTCACCGGCAGATCTTTCTTCTGCTGGCCATAATCCTGCCCGTGCTGTGGATTTCCGTGTTCGTCGTAGTCCTGCATTGCTGTCGCATCGGGACTCGCAGACTCCATCGCGGCTTATTAAAAATTCGCAATCTTCTTCGCTTTTATCTAGTATCCCAAGTACTGGCTCATACCCTCTACGAGGGGCTGGCTtgcgtgcttgcttgcttgttcctcAATTGTGGCGCTTACCCACCATGGGCGATTGGCTAAGAAGCCAGTGGTTAAAGGTTAAAGGGAAGGGGAGAGCAAAAAATATAAACTTAAAATTAAAGCGGGATGTAGTGTAACGTTCATGTTAATTAAGAAATAGATTTACTTGGCAGATATAGAAATATTTTTCTTGTAATTAAATATAAACAGCAAATTTTGTATTTCTTGGGTGGTATTGGAATAATTTCGAAGACACACTCAGGGAGTTAATTATCTATCCAATTATTGATTGCCAGAATTACCATCGTAGCCTTCTTGTGTCACAGATATAGTCTCAAATGGCAACCTAGATGTTTTTGTGGCTAAAGCACAATGAAGACACGAAGGAGAGGATATTTTGAGTAGTTAAAGAAATACGCACTTTTCGGAACGCAAATTATAATTTCTTCCGGATTTCTAAATCGATGGCATGCtactagaaagagaggcatgTTTTCGGGTTCCTGGCattttggagagagagagagagagggaacacatttatttgtaatgagatgGGGTGACTTCCTCGTAGCGTGGAGCCCTTCGTTCAGGGCTTATGCCCCTGCGGCTAAGTTTAGAAAATTTTATCTTTTCCAAGCTTCTACAAAATTGAAAATCAGAATGTCAGAATTTAACCATTCGTCCTTTtcatgagacaataaatggtgtccCACATATAAATTAGAGATGTGCATAACAAAATTACGATGCAGTTGGGACACAGACGGGACGGTGCCAAACCAGACCTGTGTAGGCAAAATTTATTCGTGGGATGCATCATCGTAATTATGGTATGCAGATTTGTAATTTATGTGACGGACACCATTTATTGTCACATGAAAAGGGCAAATGGTTAAATTATAACATTCTGATTTTCAATTTCGTAGAATCTTGGAAAAGGGAAAATTTTCTAAACCTAGCAGCAGAGGCATAAGCCGAAATACACATAACGCACATAGCTGGTCCATCAAGAGACATCCGCGCAAGTGTGTCTGCTGTTTCTTTTAACAATATACCATGGTGGCCTGGTACCCATACCAACCGCACGAGGCTTACGATTGAGCGGATTAATGATTTAAATGTATTCGCCACAGTAGGGGGGTGTCTGAAGATGAAGTGAGTTTGTGTGCATACTCACAATGAATCAGTCACTATAACTGCTGTTGATTAATTGAAGGAAGTT
Coding sequences within it:
- the LOC126532405 gene encoding uncharacterized protein, translating into MESASPDATAMQDYDEHGNPQHGQDYGQQKKDLPAPQPYTSLPVIFGVAVAVTALTAVLAFYAMQTARREETTTTTTTVAQPPRYFGVTPPSTITVSTPISDTNANSTDIPSKNASTVVRMDYEGSNADDDEEQGGIADATTTAHETMSTE